The DNA window GTATACTTGTCCTTCTCTTATCTCGAACGTCTTCTCAAGATCCCTCCTCAACTTTTCGACATCCTTAACATCCACAAACGTAACGTTCTGCTGAGGAGTTAGCCTTACCTCTCCTTCTCCGTGCTTGTCAGCCATGTCGGCTATGAATTCAAGCTTTTCAGCGTTGAGAACTCCGCCTATAATAGGCAGAGTGTAATAGTACAAGCCGTTAACCTGCTCGCCGCTTCCGTTGTGATCAGCATGTCTCAACTCAATTCCCTCAACTCTTTCAAGCTTCCCAATTTTTTCCTCTATCACGCTTCTAAGCTTCTCGATCCCCCAAGAATTTACGAGATTTTTGAATCTCGCTTTCGCTTTGCTCTCTCTGCTCGAATGGTCTCTGTGAATTTCCACAACAGCCTTAACGAACTCGAAAACTTTCTCTTCCGGAACGAAAACACCGAGATTTTTAGCGAGAGTGGGTCCGGGATGGCTTGCCCCTATGCTTCCTCCTACGAAGGGAACGAAACCTCTTCTCCCGTCGAGCTCGACTCCGTACATTCCGAGATCGTTTATTCCGAGCCTTACGCAATCTCCTCCGCATCCGGTGAAAGCGATCTTGAACTTCCTCGGAAGATCTATGAACTCTGGATTTCCCGAGAAGAATTCCGTAAGCTCTTTTGCGTGCTTTGCAACGTCGAAATCGGAAATTTTTCCGCTTAGAGGGCAAGAAACTATATTTCTTACGTCACCATAGCAAGCTCCGCTGAATCCCTGCCCGCAGAGATCGGTCGTGTAGCCGAGACTGTACAGCTCTTCAAAAATTTCCAAAGCTTTTTCGCTGTCTATCCAGTGGAGCTGAATATCCTGCCTGTCGGTTATTTCAGCGTAGCCTCTTCCGTACTTTCTCGAAAGCTTCGCTATCTCTCTAAGTTTGTCGCTCGTAATTTGCCCAGCCGGAATTTTTATCCTGAGAAAGTGCAATGATCCATTTCCGTTGTCTCTGCCCAAGGAGTACTTACCTATAAATTTCCCAATTTCGCCAAGCTCAATTTTGATCTCCATCATTTGAAAGTTTTTTCAAATTACGATATATAAAGTTAACGGCGTTAACTATTAATATCATAACGTATGAAGAAAATTAAAAGTAAACAGTGTTAAGTGATGGGGATGGAGTTCGCTCTAATCGGCTTCGTCGTCGGTTTGCTTGTGGGATTAACAGGAATAGGCGGAGGAGCGCTGATGACGCCGGTGCTTCTTTTTCTCGGAATACCGATAGAGAAAGCGATAGGCACGGATTTGCTATACTCCTTCTCAGTTAAATCTTTCTCGTCCGCTTTGTATAAAAAAGGAAGGAGCGTTGATGGGACGTTGATAAAGTTAACATCCCCTTCCGGAATACTTGGAGTCTTCTTCGGCTATTTGCTGCTGAAAGCTGGTGTCGTTGATAGAAAAGTTCTCACCACGATTCTCGGAGCAACGCTCTTCTCAGTAGCTTTGCTAATGATACTTTCAAGTGCGAGAAGGAGGTTCAAGACCGAATGTTTGATATGCGAAAGGTACTGCGAAAGATTTGAAGAAGGAAATGGGAAAAAGGCGATTATAGCAGTTATAGCCTTTTTAGTTGGGATTCTCGTCGAACTAACTTCCATTGGAAGCGGAACGCTGCTAACGTTTGCGATAATTTCTGTGACTAACCTAAAGCCGAACAAGATAGTGGGCTCGGATTTGATTACCTCCCTCTTCCTCACCGGAGTAGCTTCAGCTCTCCACGCAGACCTCGGAAATATAGATTTTGTTTTAGCGAGCCATTTAATTCCCTCCGGAATCCTCGGAGCCGCTATCGGCTATCAGCTGTCTAAGAAGTGCTCTCCGGAAATGTTGAAGTCTGCTATTTCAGCTTGCGTAGCAGTGGCTGCTCTTACCGTAATCTTTGGAAAGATGTGATAGCAAACATCGAAACGATATCGGATGAGGTCAATCAAACCAAAAAGTTTATAAACGCTGAAATCGATGGCTCGTGAACAAGAAATCCGGAGGTAGTTGGATTTGGCGGAAATAACAGAAGTGAGAATATATAAAGCGAAAGGAAACGGCGTAGTTAAAGCCTACGCGTCTGTAAGTTTGGACAACGAGTTTGTCGTGAAGGGGATAAAAATTGTGGAAGGAGAGAGCGGGCTTTGGGTTAGCATGCCGAGTAGAAAGGCGAAGGATGGGAGCTATCAGGATATATTCCACCCAACAAGTAGAGAGGCGAGAGAGAAAATAGTAAGTGCGGTGTTAGAGGCTTACAAGAGCCAGATATAGCCGGTTTGCAAATTCTCTAAGATTTTTCGGTAAATTTTTAAAACTTTTATAGATTGTTTTTTTCATGGAAGAAATTACGAGAATCGGCGTCAGTCTTCCGAAAAACCTCCTTGAAGAATTCGATAGCATCATAGGAAAGAGAGGATACTCCTCAAGAAGCGAGGCAATTAGAGATGCCATACGAAGCTACATAATCGAATACAAGTGGCTCGAAAAGGAGGAGGGTGAAGCAGTTGGAGTTCTGAACGTCGTTTACGATCACGAAGTGAAAGGTGTCAGCGACACTCTCATCGACTTGCAGCACGAGTTTTCTGATATTATTCTCGCAAGCCTACACCTCCATCTTAAAAGAGATCTGTGCTTGGAAATGATAATTCTCAGGGGTGATATGAAGAGAATAAAAGAGATCTCCGATAAAG is part of the Ferroglobus placidus DSM 10642 genome and encodes:
- a CDS encoding nitrite/sulfite reductase, translating into MMEIKIELGEIGKFIGKYSLGRDNGNGSLHFLRIKIPAGQITSDKLREIAKLSRKYGRGYAEITDRQDIQLHWIDSEKALEIFEELYSLGYTTDLCGQGFSGACYGDVRNIVSCPLSGKISDFDVAKHAKELTEFFSGNPEFIDLPRKFKIAFTGCGGDCVRLGINDLGMYGVELDGRRGFVPFVGGSIGASHPGPTLAKNLGVFVPEEKVFEFVKAVVEIHRDHSSRESKAKARFKNLVNSWGIEKLRSVIEEKIGKLERVEGIELRHADHNGSGEQVNGLYYYTLPIIGGVLNAEKLEFIADMADKHGEGEVRLTPQQNVTFVDVKDVEKLRRDLEKTFEIREGQVYYNSIACASNFCGKTRDVHAKDLLRKLIEVCERKGVKDIRINVSGCHNDCGCVNVAEFGFIARMVRKNGKVVQGYDIYIGGDFAKLKMSKPYKTGLTAEEVIEEFEKLISR
- a CDS encoding sulfite exporter TauE/SafE family protein, producing the protein MEFALIGFVVGLLVGLTGIGGGALMTPVLLFLGIPIEKAIGTDLLYSFSVKSFSSALYKKGRSVDGTLIKLTSPSGILGVFFGYLLLKAGVVDRKVLTTILGATLFSVALLMILSSARRRFKTECLICERYCERFEEGNGKKAIIAVIAFLVGILVELTSIGSGTLLTFAIISVTNLKPNKIVGSDLITSLFLTGVASALHADLGNIDFVLASHLIPSGILGAAIGYQLSKKCSPEMLKSAISACVAVAALTVIFGKM
- a CDS encoding SpoVG family protein, with protein sequence MAEITEVRIYKAKGNGVVKAYASVSLDNEFVVKGIKIVEGESGLWVSMPSRKAKDGSYQDIFHPTSREAREKIVSAVLEAYKSQI
- the nikR gene encoding nickel-responsive transcriptional regulator NikR is translated as MEEITRIGVSLPKNLLEEFDSIIGKRGYSSRSEAIRDAIRSYIIEYKWLEKEEGEAVGVLNVVYDHEVKGVSDTLIDLQHEFSDIILASLHLHLKRDLCLEMIILRGDMKRIKEISDKVSAVKGVRFVKFLTAFKE